One Ethanoligenens harbinense YUAN-3 genomic window carries:
- a CDS encoding ABC transporter ATP-binding protein, protein MRFNLGKDRVNTLKEFLIRSLKHDLAKKEEFWALRDISFEVPKGEVLGLVGTNGAGKSTLLKVISGVMKPTAGKVELHGTIAPMIELGAGFDMELTAKENVFLNGSILGYSKQFLQEKYQEIVDFSELSTFMDVPVRNFSSGMVARLAFAIATLVAPQILIVDEILSVGDPPFQQKSQHKMMDMIHGGATVVFVSHSMQDIKRLCKQVLWLDHGHMKMLDDTDAVLEAYADFCHLEQE, encoded by the coding sequence ATGCGCTTCAATCTCGGCAAAGACCGGGTGAACACGCTCAAAGAGTTCCTGATTCGTTCTCTGAAGCACGATCTGGCAAAAAAAGAGGAGTTTTGGGCGCTGCGGGATATCTCCTTCGAAGTGCCAAAGGGTGAGGTGCTGGGTCTGGTGGGCACCAACGGCGCCGGCAAGAGCACGCTGCTCAAGGTGATTTCGGGCGTGATGAAGCCCACCGCCGGGAAAGTGGAGCTGCACGGCACCATCGCGCCGATGATCGAGTTGGGCGCCGGGTTTGACATGGAGCTCACCGCCAAGGAGAATGTGTTCCTCAACGGCTCCATCCTCGGCTACAGCAAGCAGTTTTTGCAGGAGAAATACCAGGAGATCGTCGATTTTTCGGAACTTTCCACATTCATGGACGTGCCGGTGCGCAACTTCTCCTCCGGTATGGTGGCAAGGCTTGCCTTCGCCATCGCCACGCTGGTGGCACCGCAGATCCTCATCGTGGATGAGATCCTCTCGGTGGGCGACCCGCCGTTCCAGCAGAAAAGCCAGCATAAAATGATGGATATGATCCACGGCGGCGCCACGGTGGTGTTCGTGTCGCACTCCATGCAGGACATCAAAAGGCTGTGCAAACAGGTTCTCTGGCTGGATCACGGCCATATGAAAATGCTTGATGACACCGACGCTGTTTTGGAGGCGTATGCCGATTTCTGCCATTTGGAGCAGGAATGA
- a CDS encoding ABC transporter permease translates to MLKTLKNFKKYSYLLQQLVIRDFKVKYKRSILGVLWSVLNPLLTMIVLTVVFEGVMQLRGNSTIKSYPVFLLSGLLFWNYFSEATSLAMGAVVNNFNLITKVYMPKYIFPLSKVLSSAINFVFSLVALYVILFFQPVQVTWLHVFLPLDMIYVIIFAMGVALFLSAITVFFRDMFYIYSVVITMWMYMTPIIYSIDTIQNSKYHWFMMPLMKLNPMYYYITYARNIILDGQLPTLHLNLICLAASLLTLLIGALFFRWKQDRFIYYI, encoded by the coding sequence ATGCTGAAAACTTTAAAAAATTTTAAAAAATATTCCTATCTGTTGCAGCAGCTGGTCATCCGTGATTTCAAGGTGAAATACAAGCGGTCGATTTTGGGCGTGCTTTGGAGCGTGCTCAACCCGCTGCTTACCATGATCGTGCTGACGGTCGTTTTTGAGGGAGTCATGCAGCTGCGGGGCAACAGCACCATCAAGAGCTACCCGGTCTTCCTGCTTTCGGGCTTGTTGTTCTGGAACTATTTTTCCGAGGCGACCAGTCTGGCCATGGGCGCGGTGGTCAACAATTTCAACCTCATCACCAAGGTCTACATGCCCAAATATATCTTCCCGCTTTCCAAGGTGCTTTCCAGCGCCATCAACTTCGTGTTTTCGCTGGTGGCGCTCTATGTCATTCTTTTCTTCCAGCCGGTGCAGGTCACCTGGCTGCATGTTTTCCTGCCGCTGGACATGATCTATGTCATTATTTTCGCCATGGGCGTGGCGCTGTTCCTGTCGGCTATCACGGTCTTTTTCCGGGACATGTTCTATATTTACAGCGTGGTCATCACCATGTGGATGTATATGACGCCAATCATCTATTCGATCGACACCATTCAAAACAGCAAATACCACTGGTTTATGATGCCTCTCATGAAGCTTAACCCGATGTATTACTACATCACCTATGCCCGGAACATCATTCTCGACGGCCAGCTTCCCACGCTGCATCTCAACCTGATCTGTCTGGCCGCGTCGCTGCTCACGCTGCTCATCGGCGCCCTCTTTTTCCGATGGAAGCAGGACCGCTTCATCTACTACATCTGA